The following is a genomic window from Streptomyces sp. NBC_01381.
GGCCGGTAGCCGGTGTCCGGACAGCGCCTGCTCAGGCGGGGGCGGAGGCGGCAGCCACGAAGAACGGGATGGCGACGAGGAAGCGGCCGGTCTCGGCGCGTCGGCGCTGGTCGGCGAGCCACTCGTCCGCCCGTGCACGGTCGACGGCACCGCTCGCGCAGGCCGGCTCGGCGAGCCTCGTGAGCAGCGACAGCATCGCGGGGTCGGTGAACACGCTGGTGTGCGCCTCGACCGTGACGTCGTCGAAGCCGCCGTCCAGGAGCAGGCCGCGGTACTGGCGCCCGGCGCGGGGCGTGCCCAGGAGGTCGGCGCGGGCGTGCACGATCGTGCGGGTGAGCTCCGCGTCAGCCGAGTCGATCATGATGGCGTCCCAGTCCTGACCGACCAGGACGATCCTGCCGCCCGGACAGAGCACCCGTCGCGCCTCCGCCACCGCGCGCCCCGGCTCCCGCAGTACGTGGAAGACCTTGTCGGCACGGTAGC
Proteins encoded in this region:
- a CDS encoding methyltransferase domain-containing protein, translating into MSKNQEAVREHRDTEALLAVLDAADRLPSAARLRDRSYELLSLVPGSTVVDVGCGGGRAVAELAERGVHAVGVDPGPEMLAAAQGRWPGAEFREAGAEDLPFADGSVRGYRADKVFHVLREPGRAVAEARRVLCPGGRIVLVGQDWDAIMIDSADAELTRTIVHARADLLGTPRAGRQYRGLLLDGGFDDVTVEAHTSVFTDPAMLSLLTRLAEPACASGAVDRARADEWLADQRRRAETGRFLVAIPFFVAAASAPA